In Vreelandella piezotolerans, one genomic interval encodes:
- a CDS encoding TRAP transporter substrate-binding protein: protein MRTRIATPLLLATACSLAAAATAQAAEWTMATPYGDASFHTQNTKQFAEDVAEATDGELTITVHSGGSLVSHGEIKPSVRRGTIDAGEVFLSILSNDDPIFEVDTLPGVAGSYDDAYALWEATKPMITELFAYEGLIPLYAVAWPAQGIYTAEPLTDPAQFEGLRVRAPNINTQRFVDNLGGSPTETEESDIPTAFSTGRVDAMITSSSTGNSMAAWDYVTDYTDANLWLPKNIVFISQRSFDRLDEATQEALMEAAARAEERGWQMSRENNDESLSALQENGISVSEPNAEVAAALQAAGDELFADWQSRADDEAKAALEAYRAQRGN from the coding sequence ATGCGTACTCGCATTGCGACCCCCCTGCTTCTTGCCACGGCGTGCAGCCTTGCCGCTGCCGCCACGGCTCAAGCCGCCGAGTGGACCATGGCCACGCCCTACGGGGATGCCAGCTTCCACACCCAAAACACCAAGCAGTTCGCGGAAGATGTGGCGGAAGCCACGGACGGCGAGCTCACCATTACCGTTCACAGCGGTGGCTCGCTAGTATCCCACGGTGAAATCAAACCGTCTGTACGTCGCGGCACCATCGACGCCGGTGAGGTGTTCCTCTCCATTCTCTCTAACGACGACCCGATTTTTGAAGTCGATACGCTGCCCGGTGTGGCCGGTAGCTACGATGACGCCTACGCGCTGTGGGAAGCGACTAAGCCGATGATTACCGAGCTGTTCGCCTATGAAGGGCTGATTCCGCTGTATGCCGTTGCCTGGCCTGCTCAGGGCATCTATACGGCGGAACCGCTGACGGATCCGGCCCAGTTCGAGGGGCTTCGCGTGCGCGCGCCGAACATCAACACCCAGCGCTTCGTCGATAACCTAGGCGGTAGCCCCACCGAAACCGAAGAGTCGGATATCCCCACGGCCTTTAGCACCGGCCGCGTCGACGCGATGATTACGTCGAGCTCTACCGGCAACTCCATGGCCGCTTGGGACTACGTCACCGACTACACCGATGCCAACTTGTGGCTGCCGAAGAACATCGTTTTCATCAGCCAGCGTAGCTTCGATCGTCTTGACGAAGCGACTCAAGAAGCGCTGATGGAAGCGGCGGCCCGTGCCGAAGAGCGCGGCTGGCAAATGAGCCGTGAGAACAATGACGAGAGCCTCTCGGCGCTGCAAGAGAACGGCATCAGCGTGTCCGAACCCAACGCTGAGGTAGCTGCTGCGCTGCAAGCGGCGGGTGACGAGCTGTTCGCCGATTGGCAGTCCCGCGCCGATGACG
- a CDS encoding LysR family transcriptional regulator, with amino-acid sequence MLDFKELDAFVWAVKLGSFRKAAARLHITQPSVSERISRLESTVGELLLERSARPIQPTMRGREFFLHAERMLAQRDEALKLFDSEEDFSAPLRLGTIETIAHSWFPRFMQRLTERYPKLIIELTVDYSPALNERLTGNELDILLAMNGYLPPEQIDQETLSPYEMGMFVSPRHAQRLSERPHAWCTTLPFISFGKLARPYEELVSYLAAQGVAQPRIHSVSTLMTIVRLTTEGLGIGALPVATVLDEWRRGELYRLALPAPLPAMHYDVIWRSANHPRFCRGVGRLAQECAREYATEKHNEITNTCFTGRWVTPNAASSTPVQHLHPYE; translated from the coding sequence ATGCTGGATTTTAAGGAACTCGATGCCTTTGTGTGGGCGGTGAAACTTGGCTCTTTCCGTAAAGCGGCCGCCAGGTTACACATCACTCAACCCTCGGTGTCGGAGCGTATTTCTCGATTAGAGAGCACGGTGGGCGAGCTGCTGCTCGAACGCTCGGCGCGACCGATTCAGCCCACCATGCGTGGCCGAGAGTTCTTTCTCCATGCCGAACGCATGCTGGCTCAGCGCGATGAAGCCCTGAAATTGTTCGACAGCGAAGAGGATTTTTCGGCGCCGCTACGTCTGGGCACCATCGAAACCATCGCCCATAGCTGGTTTCCGCGCTTTATGCAGCGCCTCACCGAGCGCTATCCCAAGCTGATCATCGAACTGACCGTCGACTACTCGCCCGCGCTCAATGAGCGTTTGACCGGCAATGAGCTGGATATCCTGCTGGCCATGAACGGCTACCTGCCCCCGGAGCAGATCGACCAAGAGACGCTCAGCCCTTACGAGATGGGCATGTTCGTCTCGCCACGCCACGCCCAGCGACTTAGCGAACGCCCCCACGCCTGGTGCACCACGCTGCCGTTCATTTCTTTTGGCAAGCTGGCGCGCCCTTATGAGGAGCTGGTGAGCTACCTCGCCGCCCAGGGGGTGGCGCAGCCACGTATTCATAGCGTGAGCACGCTGATGACCATCGTTCGCTTGACGACCGAGGGATTAGGCATCGGCGCGCTGCCGGTCGCTACCGTGCTGGACGAGTGGCGACGGGGCGAGCTGTATCGTCTGGCGCTCCCCGCGCCGTTACCCGCCATGCACTATGATGTGATTTGGCGCAGCGCCAATCATCCGCGCTTTTGTCGCGGCGTGGGCCGATTGGCCCAAGAGTGCGCGCGTGAGTATGCCACTGAAAAGCATAACGAGATTACTAACACGTGTTTTACCGGGCGTTGGGTGACCCCTAACGCCGCCTCCTCCACCCCTGTGCAGCACCTCCATCCCTATGAATAA
- a CDS encoding 5-oxoprolinase subunit PxpA, producing MAIPLLNCDMGESFGNWSIGLDAEVMPHVDCANIACGYHASDPHVMRKTVKLAVQHGVKIGAHPGYPDLMGFGRRSMACSPAEVEDMMLYQIGALAGICQAEGTALSYVKPHGAMYNDMAADVALLEGAMRAVKAFDDRLPLMVMATADPAPHRQLAEKMGITLWFETFADRAYEATGHLASRRLPGAVHHDQATIVAQAVALAKGETLTARDGSALQLPCDTLCVHGDNPESVAAVRAIREAFTALESA from the coding sequence ATGGCGATTCCGCTGCTTAACTGCGATATGGGCGAAAGTTTCGGTAACTGGTCGATTGGCTTGGACGCTGAGGTCATGCCCCACGTTGACTGTGCCAACATTGCCTGCGGCTACCACGCATCCGACCCCCATGTGATGCGCAAGACAGTGAAGCTTGCTGTTCAGCACGGCGTAAAAATCGGTGCCCATCCCGGTTACCCCGATTTAATGGGCTTTGGCCGCCGCTCCATGGCCTGCTCGCCTGCCGAAGTGGAAGACATGATGCTCTACCAAATCGGCGCCCTGGCAGGCATTTGCCAAGCAGAAGGCACCGCACTGAGCTACGTCAAACCCCACGGGGCAATGTACAACGACATGGCAGCCGATGTGGCACTACTGGAAGGCGCCATGCGCGCCGTGAAGGCGTTCGATGACCGCCTGCCGCTGATGGTGATGGCCACCGCCGATCCAGCGCCGCATCGTCAGCTAGCGGAAAAAATGGGCATCACCCTCTGGTTTGAAACCTTCGCGGACCGCGCGTATGAGGCCACCGGGCACTTAGCCTCACGCCGCCTGCCGGGGGCCGTGCACCACGACCAAGCCACCATCGTCGCCCAAGCCGTCGCCTTGGCCAAAGGTGAGACTCTCACCGCCCGCGATGGCAGCGCCCTGCAGTTACCCTGCGATACGCTGTGTGTACATGGCGATAATCCCGAATCCGTGGCTGCCGTGCGCGCCATTCGCGAGGCCTTTACGGCGTTGGAGTCCGCGTGA
- the pxpB gene encoding 5-oxoprolinase subunit PxpB, which translates to MKLRLETAAMDALTVRLFDAIDETNMAWIMAADEALRRAFDHALIDLIPSYTTLLVHYDCQKLTFAQATTLVRSALRNLAPADSQQGQLHEIPVWYDERVGPELPIVAQRAGLSVEALIERHCSHDYCVFALGFAPGYGFMGLVDEAIAAPRLKTPRRRVAAGSVGIADRQTAIYPLLSPGGWNILGRTAVPLFEHAKRGEPLLRPGDKVRFKAISQSEFEAAGGDTTPLEERS; encoded by the coding sequence GTGAAACTGCGCTTAGAAACGGCGGCGATGGACGCCCTAACGGTGCGCTTGTTCGACGCCATCGATGAAACCAATATGGCGTGGATCATGGCCGCCGACGAGGCGCTGCGGCGCGCTTTCGATCACGCGCTCATCGACCTGATCCCGTCATACACCACCCTGCTGGTGCATTACGACTGCCAAAAGCTCACCTTTGCCCAGGCCACGACCCTCGTACGCAGTGCCCTACGCAATTTAGCCCCTGCCGACTCCCAGCAGGGCCAGCTCCACGAAATTCCCGTATGGTACGACGAGCGCGTTGGCCCCGAATTGCCCATCGTTGCCCAGCGCGCCGGCCTCAGCGTCGAGGCGCTGATTGAGCGCCACTGCAGCCACGACTACTGCGTGTTTGCACTGGGCTTTGCCCCTGGCTACGGCTTTATGGGCTTGGTGGATGAGGCGATTGCCGCGCCGCGTTTGAAAACGCCCCGCCGCCGTGTCGCGGCGGGCAGCGTCGGCATTGCCGACCGACAAACGGCCATCTACCCGCTGCTTTCACCGGGCGGCTGGAACATTCTGGGTAGAACCGCCGTGCCGCTGTTCGAACACGCCAAACGCGGCGAGCCGCTGCTGCGCCCGGGCGATAAAGTGCGCTTCAAGGCGATATCCCAATCCGAATTCGAAGCGGCCGGGGGCGACACCACCCCGCTGGAGGAGCGCTCATGA
- a CDS encoding biotin-dependent carboxyltransferase family protein, which yields MSRPTLTVKQAGPLALIQDAGRFGVGHLGVTQGGAADWIAFRWANWLLGNSLESAALEIVMGGNLTLVANSDVRLALAGADLAATLDDQPLAPNASFMMQAGQTLVFRQPKKGLRAYLAFPGGLDAPTVLGSQACTAREQIGGLHEDGKPLKTGDQLTWKGSSATPRQLPQGTQIPLEAEDTVLDMVLGSQAAHFAGRSLFDAFNQPWTVDQRADRMGIRLTGKALNSRLDGIVSEGIPLGAVQIPPDGQPIILMNDRQTIGGYPRLGALTPIACARLAQCLPGTKVRLQPISATHAQAAYRAQLRQWQ from the coding sequence ATGAGCCGTCCTACCCTGACCGTCAAGCAAGCCGGACCGCTGGCACTGATTCAAGATGCGGGCCGCTTCGGCGTCGGCCACTTAGGCGTGACGCAAGGCGGTGCCGCCGACTGGATCGCCTTCCGCTGGGCCAACTGGCTTTTGGGCAACTCGCTGGAGAGCGCCGCGCTGGAAATCGTCATGGGCGGCAACCTGACGCTGGTAGCCAATAGCGACGTGCGCCTCGCCCTGGCAGGTGCCGACCTTGCCGCCACACTGGACGACCAACCGCTGGCGCCCAACGCCAGCTTTATGATGCAAGCGGGCCAAACGCTGGTCTTTCGCCAGCCGAAAAAGGGCCTACGCGCGTACCTCGCCTTCCCGGGCGGGCTGGATGCGCCAACCGTGCTGGGCAGCCAAGCCTGCACGGCAAGGGAGCAAATCGGCGGCCTGCACGAAGATGGCAAACCGCTTAAAACCGGCGACCAGCTCACCTGGAAAGGCAGCAGCGCCACGCCGCGTCAGTTACCGCAAGGCACCCAGATCCCTCTTGAGGCAGAAGACACCGTGCTGGACATGGTGCTGGGCTCCCAGGCCGCGCACTTTGCCGGACGCAGCCTGTTTGACGCCTTCAACCAGCCATGGACCGTGGATCAACGTGCCGACCGCATGGGTATTCGGCTCACCGGCAAAGCGCTGAACAGCCGCCTAGACGGCATCGTTTCTGAAGGGATTCCGCTAGGGGCCGTGCAGATTCCTCCCGACGGCCAGCCGATCATCCTGATGAACGACCGCCAAACCATCGGCGGCTACCCGCGCCTGGGTGCTTTGACCCCCATAGCCTGCGCCCGCCTCGCCCAGTGTTTGCCGGGTACCAAGGTGCGTTTGCAGCCGATCAGTGCGACCCATGCGCAGGCGGCGTATCGAGCGCAGTTACGGCAGTGGCAGTAG
- a CDS encoding sodium:solute symporter family protein → MTETLIWGGIALYLLIALGIAVLSRRPTTKGHTESMSGYFLGNRQMNGFVSALSYSATTYSAFMMVGLAGLTYAGGVGALGFEIIYFAGVSLVAIFGPKFWAVGKAFGFVTPSEMLGHRYNSQHVAMAVSVASCIFLIPYSAVQLAGVGYLLQGITDGAITFTTGVVLATAIAIFFSYIAGIRSVMWTDSLQAIMMIVASTLVAFLVIQGLGGFGALFDTLATEHPQSLTVPGPGLFSFVTFLGLTIPWFFFSLSNPQVSQRLFMPSSLRSMRHMLIGFLVFGFIYTLVSVLWGFSALAAFPSLERADLATPTLLGSEFVPPVLGVIVMIGIMAAAVSTIDSIMLTLASMVSRDVYANLKPNVNEKRQLQVGKLVIPVIALMALAFAELQLDLIAVLSVAASSGLVAMVPALIGAFYWKRGTGAGALASVVGTSAFVLLMYATGNSLLGLPAGVWGIVVASVLFVGVSLATQPHPASTDAFFAAIEEELGHKRRSASNSTTKQSTP, encoded by the coding sequence ATGACTGAGACGCTCATTTGGGGAGGCATTGCGCTTTACCTGTTGATTGCTCTCGGCATTGCGGTGCTGTCGCGTCGTCCCACGACGAAAGGACACACGGAAAGCATGTCCGGTTACTTTCTGGGCAATCGGCAAATGAACGGTTTCGTCTCGGCGCTGAGTTACAGTGCCACGACCTATAGTGCTTTCATGATGGTGGGCTTGGCAGGCCTGACCTATGCGGGCGGCGTTGGCGCACTCGGCTTTGAAATCATCTATTTTGCCGGTGTTTCCCTCGTGGCCATTTTCGGACCCAAGTTTTGGGCCGTCGGCAAGGCATTTGGCTTTGTCACGCCCAGCGAGATGCTCGGCCACCGCTATAACAGCCAACATGTGGCCATGGCCGTGTCCGTTGCCAGCTGTATCTTCTTGATTCCTTACTCAGCGGTTCAACTTGCGGGTGTGGGTTACCTGTTGCAGGGGATTACCGATGGCGCGATCACATTTACCACCGGCGTGGTGCTGGCCACCGCGATCGCCATCTTCTTCTCCTATATCGCGGGTATCCGTTCCGTCATGTGGACCGACTCGCTGCAGGCCATCATGATGATCGTCGCCTCGACCCTGGTGGCTTTCCTAGTGATCCAGGGCTTGGGTGGTTTCGGCGCTCTCTTCGATACGCTGGCAACGGAGCATCCGCAGTCACTCACGGTACCCGGCCCGGGGCTGTTCAGCTTTGTGACGTTTTTAGGGCTCACCATTCCCTGGTTCTTCTTTAGTCTCTCCAACCCGCAGGTCAGCCAGCGGCTGTTCATGCCTTCGTCGCTGCGTTCCATGCGCCACATGCTTATCGGCTTTTTGGTGTTCGGTTTTATCTATACCTTGGTCTCTGTGCTGTGGGGATTCTCCGCCTTGGCCGCTTTCCCAAGTCTAGAACGCGCCGATTTAGCCACGCCTACGCTACTGGGCTCAGAGTTCGTGCCACCCGTCTTGGGCGTGATCGTGATGATCGGCATCATGGCGGCCGCCGTTTCCACCATCGACTCGATCATGCTGACGCTGGCCTCCATGGTCTCACGCGATGTTTACGCCAACCTCAAGCCGAACGTGAATGAAAAGCGCCAACTCCAAGTCGGAAAGCTCGTCATACCGGTCATTGCACTCATGGCGCTCGCCTTCGCTGAGCTACAGCTCGATCTCATTGCAGTGCTATCGGTGGCCGCCTCCTCGGGCTTGGTGGCCATGGTGCCTGCACTGATCGGTGCTTTCTATTGGAAACGAGGAACAGGCGCCGGAGCATTGGCCAGCGTGGTGGGCACCAGCGCCTTTGTGCTGCTGATGTATGCCACCGGCAATTCACTGCTGGGCCTGCCTGCCGGTGTATGGGGCATTGTGGTCGCGAGTGTGCTGTTTGTGGGCGTTAGCCTTGCGACCCAGCCTCATCCAGCCTCTACCGATGCCTTTTTTGCCGCCATCGAGGAAGAGCTGGGTCACAAGCGCCGCTCTGCCAGTAATTCAACGACCAAGCAGTCGACTCCTTAG
- the katG gene encoding catalase/peroxidase HPI, whose amino-acid sequence MSGKCPVMHGGNTSTGTSNKDWWPEGLNLDILHQQDRKSDPMDPDFNYREEVRKLDFDALKKDVHALMTDSQEWWPADWGHYGGLMIRMAWHSAGTYRIADGRGGGGTGAQRFAPLNSWPDNVSLDKARRLLWPIKKKYGNKISWADLMILAGTVAYESMGLPSYGFSFGRADIWEPEKDIYWGNEKEWLAPSDERYGDVNKPETMENPLAAVQMGLIYVNPEGVNGQPDPLKTAQQVRETFARMAMNDEETAALTAGGHTVGKCHGNGDASALAAEPEASDVENQGFGWGNPNMQGKASNAVTSGIEGAWTTNPTKFDMGYFDLLFGYEWELRKSPAGAHQWEPIDIKEEDKPVDASDPAIRHNPIMTDADMAMKMDPTYRAICEKFMADPEYFKKTFAKAWFKLTHRDLGPKARYIGPEVPAEDLIWQDPIPAGSTDYCEEVIKQKIAESGLSISDMVSTAWDSARTYRGSDMRGGANGARIRLAPQKDWQGNEPERLAKVLSVYEQISADTGASVADVIVLAGSVGIEKAAKAAGYDVRVPFLKGRGDATAEMTDADSFAPLEPLADGFRNWQKKEYVVKPEEMLLDRAQLMGLTGPEMTVLLGGMRVLGTNYGGTKHGVFTDREGQLTNDFFVNLTDMGNTWKPVGSNAYEIRDRKTGAVKWTASRVDLVFGSNSLLRSYAEVYAQDDNGEKFVNDFVAAWTKVMNADRFDVAS is encoded by the coding sequence ATGAGCGGTAAATGTCCTGTCATGCACGGCGGTAACACCTCAACCGGTACCTCTAACAAAGATTGGTGGCCGGAAGGGTTGAACCTGGATATTTTGCATCAGCAAGATCGCAAATCAGACCCGATGGATCCCGATTTCAATTACCGCGAAGAAGTCCGCAAGCTCGACTTCGACGCGTTGAAGAAAGACGTCCACGCGCTGATGACCGACAGCCAAGAGTGGTGGCCCGCTGACTGGGGGCACTACGGCGGTTTGATGATCCGCATGGCTTGGCACTCCGCAGGCACCTACCGTATTGCCGACGGCCGTGGTGGTGGCGGCACCGGTGCCCAGCGTTTTGCACCGCTCAACTCCTGGCCGGATAACGTCAGCCTGGACAAAGCGCGTCGTCTGCTGTGGCCGATCAAGAAAAAGTACGGCAACAAGATCAGCTGGGCGGACCTGATGATTCTGGCCGGTACCGTGGCTTATGAGTCCATGGGACTGCCCTCTTACGGCTTCTCCTTCGGTCGCGCCGATATTTGGGAGCCCGAGAAAGACATTTACTGGGGCAATGAAAAAGAGTGGCTTGCGCCCTCTGACGAGCGCTACGGCGACGTGAATAAGCCCGAAACCATGGAAAACCCGCTGGCTGCCGTTCAGATGGGTCTCATCTATGTGAACCCGGAAGGCGTCAACGGTCAGCCGGACCCGCTGAAAACCGCTCAGCAGGTGCGTGAAACCTTCGCCCGTATGGCGATGAACGACGAAGAGACGGCGGCTCTGACCGCTGGTGGCCACACCGTCGGTAAGTGTCACGGTAATGGCGATGCCTCTGCGTTGGCCGCTGAGCCAGAAGCCTCTGACGTTGAAAACCAGGGCTTTGGCTGGGGCAACCCCAACATGCAGGGCAAGGCGAGCAACGCCGTGACCTCGGGCATCGAAGGTGCGTGGACCACCAACCCCACGAAGTTCGACATGGGCTACTTTGACCTGCTGTTCGGCTACGAGTGGGAACTGAGAAAAAGCCCCGCCGGTGCCCACCAGTGGGAACCGATCGACATCAAAGAAGAAGACAAGCCGGTCGACGCCAGCGACCCCGCGATTCGCCACAACCCGATCATGACCGATGCGGACATGGCGATGAAGATGGATCCAACCTATCGCGCCATCTGCGAAAAATTCATGGCCGACCCGGAGTACTTCAAGAAAACCTTCGCGAAAGCGTGGTTCAAGCTGACCCACCGTGACCTTGGCCCTAAAGCGCGCTACATCGGCCCGGAAGTGCCAGCAGAAGACCTGATTTGGCAAGACCCTATCCCGGCAGGCAGCACTGACTACTGCGAAGAAGTCATCAAGCAGAAAATCGCGGAAAGCGGTCTGAGCATCAGCGACATGGTCTCTACCGCTTGGGACAGCGCCCGTACCTATCGTGGCTCCGACATGCGCGGTGGTGCCAACGGTGCCCGTATCCGTTTAGCGCCGCAGAAGGATTGGCAGGGCAACGAGCCGGAGCGCCTGGCCAAGGTACTGAGCGTCTACGAGCAGATCTCTGCCGATACCGGCGCTAGCGTGGCGGACGTGATCGTACTGGCCGGTAGCGTCGGTATCGAGAAAGCTGCGAAAGCAGCGGGTTATGACGTGCGCGTGCCCTTCTTGAAAGGCCGTGGCGACGCGACCGCCGAGATGACCGACGCGGACTCCTTCGCGCCACTGGAGCCGCTGGCCGATGGCTTCCGCAACTGGCAGAAGAAAGAGTACGTGGTGAAGCCTGAAGAGATGCTGCTGGATCGTGCGCAGCTGATGGGCTTGACGGGGCCGGAAATGACCGTGCTGCTGGGCGGTATGCGCGTACTGGGCACCAACTATGGTGGCACCAAGCACGGCGTTTTCACCGACCGCGAAGGTCAGTTGACCAACGACTTCTTCGTCAACCTGACCGATATGGGCAACACGTGGAAGCCGGTGGGTAGCAACGCTTACGAGATCCGTGATCGCAAGACCGGGGCCGTGAAGTGGACCGCCTCGCGCGTGGATCTGGTGTTCGGTTCCAACTCGCTGCTGCGCTCATACGCAGAAGTGTATGCCCAGGACGATAACGGTGAGAAGTTCGTCAATGACTTCGTCGCCGCCTGGACCAAAGTGATGAACGCCGATCGTTTCGACGTCGCGTCGTAA
- a CDS encoding GspH/FimT family pseudopilin yields MLTARRSAHGFTLLELLVALALFATLATIAIPNFARIIQENRVVTTTNDYKIALSFARSEAVRRNQSVDLLPVAEGWDNGWEVQADEVVLRRWAQEVDDITIANAPERFTFNSQGRLVSAAFASQRVSVTLNEIGRCVRIEPSGISRVLTNRQACD; encoded by the coding sequence ATGCTGACGGCTAGACGTTCCGCACATGGCTTTACCCTGCTGGAACTTTTGGTGGCCCTGGCGCTATTCGCTACGCTGGCCACCATTGCGATACCCAATTTTGCTAGGATCATTCAAGAAAACCGCGTCGTGACGACCACCAACGACTATAAAATTGCGCTGAGCTTTGCCCGTAGTGAAGCCGTGCGACGCAATCAGTCCGTCGACTTACTCCCCGTGGCCGAAGGTTGGGATAACGGCTGGGAAGTACAGGCCGATGAGGTGGTGCTACGTCGCTGGGCGCAGGAGGTAGACGACATTACGATTGCGAATGCGCCCGAGCGTTTTACGTTCAACAGTCAAGGGCGCCTGGTGTCGGCAGCCTTTGCTTCCCAGCGCGTCTCCGTCACGCTGAATGAGATAGGGCGCTGCGTGCGTATCGAGCCGAGCGGCATTTCCCGAGTACTCACTAATCGTCAAGCCTGCGACTAA
- the pilV gene encoding type IV pilus modification protein PilV: MPTRQRGISLLESLIALLVLSIGLLGVLGLQTQSLVHNRAAYFETQATNMAQDMLDRIRANREKAADYALTLGGEVDGSGLPATDQAEWVADVSTMFPGGVGGIEIDNRRISVTVRWEDATSPNDIRQVQLASEL, encoded by the coding sequence ATGCCAACACGACAACGGGGTATCTCACTGCTGGAGTCATTGATTGCGCTGCTGGTGCTGTCGATTGGCCTATTGGGTGTGCTTGGCTTGCAAACCCAGTCGCTGGTGCATAACCGTGCTGCCTATTTCGAGACTCAGGCCACCAACATGGCCCAGGACATGCTGGATCGCATTCGCGCCAACCGTGAGAAAGCAGCCGACTATGCGCTCACGTTAGGCGGAGAGGTCGACGGCAGCGGATTGCCCGCGACTGATCAAGCCGAGTGGGTCGCGGATGTGAGTACCATGTTCCCTGGCGGCGTAGGCGGCATCGAGATCGACAATCGGCGTATTAGCGTCACCGTGCGATGGGAGGACGCCACGTCGCCCAACGATATTCGGCAAGTACAATTAGCGTCGGAGCTATAG
- a CDS encoding PilW family protein has protein sequence MGRGKPRTTQAGFTLVELLVAMVIGLLVMAGATQLFISSQQSYRFQTALADMQDTGRFALDTMARELRQVDYSGGCALPQTTVHLRNMADASSLPLPLQAWDTPNNHDFTASLVTPLDEQHVLAFRGGLLARTGFIDTSLEIAAIDSSQRLTLNRETDTAFHQRLVLLQGLLNCDIFYNTTSDARTLQKSAAAGWQGNVDPSESEWGEASDITYAAGQTVSLSALNSALYYIGRDANNANVPSLMRLDVSQTTPRNEVVASHVVAMRTSFLIDGAYIPPDEIDEAEWPNVRAARITLIVQSDRPNLRNADTTLAIGNFRGDNAFTGGNGRIYQAFTTTIALRNR, from the coding sequence GTGGGCAGAGGCAAACCTCGAACGACTCAAGCAGGCTTTACGCTGGTGGAGCTGTTAGTCGCCATGGTCATTGGGCTACTGGTCATGGCTGGGGCAACCCAACTCTTCATCTCCTCTCAGCAAAGCTACCGTTTTCAAACCGCACTGGCCGACATGCAGGACACTGGCCGCTTCGCGCTGGATACGATGGCCCGCGAGCTACGTCAGGTGGACTATAGCGGTGGCTGTGCGCTACCACAGACGACCGTCCATCTGCGCAATATGGCCGATGCCAGCAGCCTCCCCTTACCGTTGCAAGCATGGGACACACCCAACAACCATGATTTTACGGCCAGCTTGGTCACCCCCCTCGACGAGCAGCATGTGCTCGCGTTTCGTGGCGGTCTCCTTGCCCGGACGGGGTTTATCGATACGTCGTTGGAAATTGCCGCGATCGATAGCAGCCAACGACTCACCTTGAATCGAGAGACCGATACCGCCTTTCATCAACGATTGGTGCTGCTTCAGGGCCTGCTGAATTGCGATATTTTCTATAACACCACGAGTGACGCCCGCACCCTGCAGAAAAGCGCGGCAGCAGGCTGGCAGGGCAACGTCGACCCCAGCGAAAGCGAATGGGGAGAGGCGAGCGATATTACCTATGCTGCGGGCCAAACCGTATCGCTGAGCGCCTTGAACAGCGCCCTTTACTACATTGGCCGAGATGCCAATAACGCGAATGTGCCCTCGTTGATGCGCTTGGATGTGAGCCAAACGACGCCTCGTAATGAGGTCGTGGCCAGCCATGTGGTGGCGATGCGAACGTCCTTTCTGATCGACGGCGCCTACATACCACCCGACGAGATCGATGAGGCAGAGTGGCCCAATGTCAGGGCGGCGCGCATCACGCTCATCGTACAAAGTGACCGTCCCAATCTACGGAATGCCGACACCACGCTGGCGATCGGCAATTTTCGAGGAGACAACGCTTTCACCGGCGGCAACGGACGGATTTATCAAGCCTTCACGACGACCATCGCTTTGAGGAATCGTTAG
- a CDS encoding pilus assembly PilX family protein: MQSHALTHQRGMALVLSLIFLAIVTMLSLSSMQGAITQDRMASSQRDYGVAFQAAEAALSEAETLLQNGAPPGNGWRNHDMAMEELTRNPRYRIQTLAPLGSLTNNDGTEAVEMLYRIETQGFGRGEDTRVTLEALYVRQQPVEVIVP; encoded by the coding sequence ATGCAGAGCCACGCATTGACGCATCAGCGAGGAATGGCGCTCGTGTTGAGCCTGATTTTCCTTGCCATCGTCACCATGTTGAGCCTCTCTTCCATGCAAGGAGCGATCACTCAAGACCGTATGGCCTCGAGCCAGCGCGACTACGGTGTTGCCTTTCAAGCAGCAGAGGCCGCACTGAGCGAAGCCGAAACGCTGCTACAAAACGGCGCCCCTCCTGGCAATGGATGGCGCAACCACGACATGGCGATGGAAGAACTCACCCGTAACCCACGCTACCGCATCCAGACGCTGGCACCGCTAGGATCACTGACCAACAACGACGGGACGGAGGCGGTCGAAATGCTTTATCGGATAGAAACTCAAGGCTTTGGCCGTGGTGAAGATACCCGTGTCACGCTCGAGGCCCTCTACGTTCGCCAGCAGCCAGTGGAGGTCATCGTGCCATGA